The proteins below come from a single Eubacterium limosum genomic window:
- a CDS encoding isocitrate/isopropylmalate family dehydrogenase — translation MGLKHLEEIEKAKAHFGKILEEQFVRIDRMKAESEFVDYASKDQIVIGIVGGDGIGPFITAEAEKVLAFLLKDDVEKGRVVFKEIDGLTIENRAACGKAIPNDVLAELKECDVILKGPTTTPREGDKWPNIESANVAMRRELDLFANVRPVSVPEKDIDWTFYRENTEGGYAVGSKGVHVNDDLAIDFTVTTQEGSERIIRAAFDYAKKSGKNKVTVVTKANVIKTTDGKFLDTAKAIAKEYPEVEMDDWYIDIMTAKLVDEKRRSQFNVMVLPNLYGDILTDEAAEFQGGVGTAGSANIGKRYAMFEAIHGSAPRMVDEGRGQYADPCSIIRAAGMLLEHIGYMNEARKLQMALDICGNFEKKLAITGRDTGATGAEYAEYLMNTLSQDNLEEVFNSYQK, via the coding sequence TTGGGTTTGAAACATTTAGAAGAGATTGAAAAAGCGAAAGCACATTTTGGTAAAATTCTGGAAGAACAGTTCGTGCGTATTGACCGCATGAAAGCCGAAAGCGAATTTGTCGACTATGCGTCTAAAGATCAAATCGTGATCGGGATTGTCGGCGGCGACGGCATCGGCCCTTTCATTACCGCGGAAGCCGAAAAGGTTCTGGCGTTTCTGCTAAAGGATGATGTGGAAAAGGGACGGGTTGTCTTTAAGGAAATCGACGGCCTGACCATCGAAAACCGCGCAGCCTGCGGCAAGGCCATTCCAAACGATGTCCTGGCAGAATTAAAGGAATGTGACGTTATTTTAAAAGGGCCAACCACCACCCCGAGAGAAGGGGATAAATGGCCGAACATCGAGAGCGCCAACGTAGCCATGCGCCGTGAGCTGGATTTGTTCGCCAACGTGCGTCCGGTTTCTGTTCCCGAAAAGGATATTGACTGGACCTTCTACCGTGAGAACACCGAGGGCGGCTACGCAGTCGGCAGTAAGGGCGTCCATGTCAATGACGACCTGGCCATTGACTTCACCGTCACCACCCAGGAGGGCTCAGAGAGAATTATCCGCGCGGCTTTTGACTACGCGAAAAAATCCGGTAAGAATAAGGTGACAGTGGTCACCAAAGCCAATGTCATCAAAACAACCGACGGCAAGTTTTTAGATACCGCCAAGGCCATCGCGAAGGAATACCCGGAAGTGGAAATGGATGACTGGTATATTGACATCATGACCGCCAAGCTGGTCGATGAAAAACGCCGTTCCCAGTTCAATGTGATGGTACTGCCCAACCTTTACGGCGATATCCTGACCGATGAGGCGGCCGAGTTCCAGGGCGGTGTTGGCACCGCGGGCTCTGCAAACATTGGCAAGCGCTACGCCATGTTTGAAGCCATCCACGGCTCAGCGCCGAGAATGGTCGACGAGGGACGCGGCCAGTACGCGGACCCGTGCAGCATTATCCGCGCTGCCGGCATGCTGCTCGAACACATCGGCTATATGAACGAAGCCAGAAAGCTCCAGATGGCTCTGGACATCTGCGGCAATTTTGAAAAGAAGCTGGCGATTACCGGCCGCGATACCGGCGCCACCGGCGCGGAATATGCCGAATACCTGATGAATACCCTTTCTCAGGATAATCTGGAAGAAGTGTTTAACAGCTATCAAAAATAA
- a CDS encoding RrF2 family transcriptional regulator, with product MLITRETDYALRLVRSLADGERRSVSQLSDEEQIPKAFAYKIIKKLERAGLVSIARGSEGGCSLNKPTSAISLYDLMCAIDGSCSLSPCMESGYRCEWCEKHGSCCFHNHLMVIQEELNDRLKASSLEEILKCG from the coding sequence GTGCTGATTACGAGAGAAACCGATTATGCATTGAGACTTGTCCGTTCTCTGGCCGACGGCGAGCGCCGTTCTGTGAGCCAGCTTTCGGACGAGGAACAAATTCCGAAGGCCTTTGCCTACAAAATCATCAAAAAACTGGAACGCGCCGGCCTGGTGAGCATCGCCCGCGGCAGCGAAGGCGGCTGCAGCCTTAATAAGCCGACCAGCGCCATATCTCTGTATGATCTGATGTGCGCCATTGATGGAAGCTGTTCTCTGTCCCCTTGCATGGAATCGGGATATCGCTGCGAATGGTGTGAAAAACACGGCAGCTGCTGCTTTCATAATCACCTCATGGTTATCCAGGAAGAGCTCAACGACCGATTGAAGGCCAGTAGCTTAGAAGAAATTTTAAAATGCGGGTGA
- a CDS encoding acyl-CoA dehydrogenase family protein: MLFKTTEQHEALRKKIREFAEKEVKPHAFMMDKENMFPDEAVRQLGEMGVMGIPFEKEYGGQGLDVLSYAIAVEELSRVDGGTGVILSAHTSLGTWPIAAFGNEAQKQKYLIPLCKGEKIGAFGLTEPNAGSDAGGTETTAIDKGDHYLLNGNKIFITNAPKADTYVVFAVTTPDIGTRGISAFIVEKGWEGFTFGDHYDKLGIRSSSTAELVFNDVKVPKENLLGEEGQGFKIAMATLDGGRIGIASQALGIAQGAFEEAVAYAKERVQFGKPIGFQQAISFKIADMATKLHTARLLIYQAAELKEYHEPYGMESAMAKQYASDIALEVTNDALQIFGGTGYLKGMEVERMYRDAKITTIYEGTNEIQRVVIASHILGKPPKKAGGSGSAPKKPAPITGVRKHIILKDGDIQAKVDALIAALEKDGYDFSVGIPIDTPIVDAERVVSAGVGIGDKKNMKLIEDLAKAAGAAIGSSRPVAETLKYVPLNRYVGMSGQKFSGNLYIACGISGAIQHLKGIKDASTIVAINQNGNAPIFKNCDYGIVGDVNEVLPVLAKALGTGEKKPAPEMVKIKRPKAPKPTPAGPSYICGGCGYEYIPDLGDPENDIAPGTLFENVPEDWVCPLCGAEKSEFIIAKKEA, from the coding sequence ATGTTATTTAAAACGACCGAGCAGCATGAAGCCCTGCGCAAAAAAATTCGTGAGTTTGCTGAAAAAGAAGTGAAGCCCCATGCTTTCATGATGGACAAGGAAAATATGTTTCCGGACGAAGCCGTCAGGCAGCTTGGCGAAATGGGTGTAATGGGTATTCCATTTGAAAAGGAATACGGCGGACAGGGCCTGGACGTTTTGAGCTATGCCATTGCCGTTGAAGAGCTCTCCCGCGTGGATGGCGGAACCGGCGTTATCCTGTCGGCGCATACCTCACTTGGGACCTGGCCCATTGCCGCCTTTGGAAACGAAGCACAAAAGCAAAAATATTTAATTCCTCTGTGTAAAGGTGAAAAAATCGGCGCCTTTGGTCTGACAGAGCCAAACGCGGGCTCCGATGCCGGCGGAACCGAAACCACCGCCATTGACAAGGGCGACCATTACCTGCTCAACGGCAATAAAATTTTCATCACCAACGCGCCAAAAGCCGACACCTACGTTGTTTTCGCTGTCACCACACCTGATATCGGAACCCGCGGCATCTCCGCCTTTATTGTTGAAAAGGGCTGGGAAGGCTTCACCTTCGGGGATCATTACGACAAACTGGGGATCCGCTCCTCCTCCACTGCTGAGCTGGTTTTCAATGATGTGAAGGTTCCCAAGGAAAACCTTTTAGGCGAAGAGGGCCAGGGCTTTAAAATCGCGATGGCAACCCTGGACGGCGGCCGGATCGGCATTGCCTCCCAGGCACTGGGGATCGCCCAGGGCGCTTTTGAGGAAGCGGTAGCCTACGCCAAGGAACGTGTCCAGTTTGGCAAGCCCATTGGCTTTCAGCAGGCCATCTCCTTTAAAATCGCAGATATGGCCACCAAGCTGCACACTGCCCGCCTGCTCATCTACCAGGCGGCTGAGCTGAAGGAATACCACGAGCCTTACGGCATGGAATCCGCCATGGCTAAACAGTATGCCTCCGATATCGCTCTGGAGGTCACCAACGACGCCCTGCAAATTTTCGGCGGCACCGGCTACCTGAAAGGGATGGAGGTTGAGCGGATGTACCGAGACGCCAAGATCACGACCATCTATGAAGGTACCAACGAAATACAGCGTGTGGTCATCGCCTCCCATATTCTGGGAAAGCCCCCAAAAAAGGCCGGCGGCTCCGGCAGCGCTCCTAAAAAGCCTGCGCCCATCACCGGCGTTCGCAAGCACATTATTCTGAAAGACGGTGATATTCAGGCAAAGGTTGACGCTTTGATCGCAGCGCTTGAAAAAGACGGCTATGATTTCTCTGTCGGGATTCCCATCGACACCCCTATTGTCGACGCTGAACGTGTGGTTTCGGCCGGTGTGGGCATTGGCGACAAGAAAAACATGAAGCTCATCGAAGATCTGGCAAAGGCCGCCGGGGCTGCCATTGGTTCCTCCAGGCCAGTGGCTGAAACCTTAAAATACGTGCCGCTTAACCGCTATGTCGGAATGTCGGGACAGAAGTTCTCAGGCAACCTGTATATTGCCTGCGGTATCTCCGGCGCGATCCAGCATCTCAAGGGGATCAAGGACGCTTCCACCATTGTCGCCATCAACCAAAACGGCAACGCGCCGATCTTTAAAAACTGTGACTATGGTATTGTGGGCGATGTGAACGAAGTTCTGCCTGTTTTAGCCAAAGCTCTGGGAACCGGCGAGAAAAAGCCAGCCCCCGAAATGGTCAAGATTAAACGGCCAAAGGCTCCAAAGCCGACGCCGGCAGGCCCATCCTATATCTGCGGCGGCTGCGGTTATGAATATATCCCCGATCTGGGTGATCCGGAAAATGACATCGCTCCGGGCACACTGTTTGAAAATGTTCCGGAAGACTGGGTTTGCCCGCTGTGCGGCGCCGAAAAATCTGAATTTATTATCGCCAAAAAGGAGGCCTAA
- a CDS encoding FprA family A-type flavoprotein: protein MYAVRNVTEDLIWVGANDHRLALFENVYPIPRGVSYNAYVLRDEKNVLFDTVDWSACRQLLENLEFVLEGESLDYLVINHLEPDHAASIEEILIRYPGIKIISNEKAFLFMRQFGFHVDDHDCIVVEEGDTFSFGKHTVTFVFAPMVHWPEAMVTFDVTNGALFSADAFGTFGALDGKLFADEVDFDRDWLDDARRYLTNIVGKYGPHVQLLLGKAAGILDKIKFICPLHGPVWREDLMYFIEKYDLWSRYVPEEKGVMIAYASMYGNTESAAQALAARLCDKGMTNVVMYDVSSTHVSQLISESFKYSHLVLASTTYNLGIYPAMHNFLMDMKALNVQNRTVAIVENGSWAPCSGDLMQEFVENELKDMTVINDRLSMASALHPEKAKELDMLVDAILESMETPEA, encoded by the coding sequence ATGTATGCAGTTAGAAATGTAACCGAGGACTTAATCTGGGTTGGCGCCAACGACCACCGCCTGGCCCTGTTTGAAAATGTTTATCCCATTCCGCGCGGCGTCAGCTACAACGCTTATGTCCTGCGCGATGAAAAAAACGTACTCTTTGACACGGTCGACTGGTCGGCCTGCCGCCAGCTCTTAGAAAACCTTGAGTTTGTTTTGGAGGGCGAATCCCTGGATTACCTTGTGATCAACCATCTTGAACCCGACCACGCGGCCAGTATTGAAGAAATCCTGATCCGATACCCGGGGATTAAGATTATCAGTAATGAAAAAGCCTTTTTGTTCATGCGCCAGTTCGGCTTTCACGTCGACGACCATGACTGCATTGTCGTGGAAGAGGGCGATACCTTCTCCTTCGGCAAACACACCGTCACCTTTGTTTTCGCGCCCATGGTGCACTGGCCCGAAGCCATGGTCACCTTTGATGTGACAAACGGTGCCCTGTTCTCTGCTGACGCCTTTGGTACCTTTGGCGCCCTGGACGGCAAGCTTTTTGCTGACGAGGTGGATTTTGACCGTGACTGGCTTGACGACGCCCGCCGCTACCTGACCAATATTGTCGGAAAATATGGCCCCCATGTACAGCTTCTGCTGGGCAAGGCTGCCGGCATTCTCGACAAGATCAAATTTATCTGCCCGCTTCACGGGCCGGTCTGGCGCGAGGACCTGATGTATTTTATCGAAAAATACGATTTATGGAGCCGCTATGTGCCAGAGGAAAAAGGCGTTATGATCGCCTACGCGTCAATGTACGGCAATACGGAAAGCGCCGCCCAGGCCCTGGCTGCCCGTCTCTGCGATAAGGGCATGACCAATGTGGTCATGTATGATGTGTCCTCGACGCATGTATCCCAGCTCATTTCTGAAAGCTTCAAATACAGCCACCTGGTTCTCGCCTCTACGACCTATAATCTCGGCATTTACCCGGCCATGCATAACTTCCTGATGGACATGAAGGCCCTGAACGTGCAGAACCGTACGGTCGCCATTGTGGAAAACGGCTCCTGGGCTCCCTGCTCCGGTGATTTAATGCAGGAATTTGTCGAAAATGAACTGAAGGACATGACCGTCATCAATGACCGCCTGTCCATGGCCTCCGCTCTCCATCCTGAAAAAGCAAAAGAGCTCGACATGCTTGTGGACGCGATCCTTGAATCCATGGAAACACCCGAAGCATAA
- a CDS encoding HDIG domain-containing metalloprotein, giving the protein MEYIYKRKYSEEFLEIVSDIIDHPKFQELRDIDHHGNGLYAHSVAVGYNSYLIAKKLGLDYVSVARGALLHDFFFQDWRDNEKDGRGFDRIRQMHGFSHPKTALKNARKYFNINDKEADMIVKHMFPLTITPPMHRESWVVTAVDKGVAIKEMVCEHTPRKLYYKLRFQD; this is encoded by the coding sequence TTGGAATATATATATAAAAGAAAATACAGTGAAGAATTTTTGGAAATCGTGAGCGACATCATCGATCATCCTAAATTTCAGGAGCTGAGAGACATCGACCACCACGGCAATGGGCTTTACGCGCATTCGGTGGCGGTTGGCTACAACTCATACCTCATTGCCAAAAAGCTGGGCCTTGACTATGTCTCAGTGGCGCGCGGCGCTCTGCTGCACGACTTCTTTTTCCAGGACTGGCGCGATAATGAGAAAGACGGCAGGGGATTTGACCGTATCCGTCAGATGCACGGCTTCAGCCATCCCAAGACAGCCCTTAAAAACGCAAGGAAATATTTTAATATCAACGATAAAGAGGCAGACATGATTGTCAAGCACATGTTTCCGCTCACCATTACCCCGCCGATGCACCGCGAAAGCTGGGTGGTCACAGCGGTGGACAAGGGTGTTGCCATTAAAGAGATGGTTTGCGAGCATACTCCGCGCAAGCTGTACTACAAGTTAAGATTTCAAGACTAG